One window from the genome of Mucilaginibacter ginsenosidivorans encodes:
- a CDS encoding ABC transporter ATP-binding protein — MNYDLNKLSTEQEKASTLGALKKLLDFISHEKKNLWLAFLAILVNASVNLFGPLLIGHAIDKYVIPGNYHGVLVISGVLLAMYICGLVASYLQTILMGGVGQRMLYTLRNAIFNKLQQLPVAFFNQNKAGDLISRVNNDTDKINTFFSQSLMQFVSNLAIMVGAGIFLLSINPELGAATIAPAALAWIFTKILSPWVKRKNAVNLKSVGGMSAEIQESLNNFKVIIAFNRRDYFRKRFDEANKENYTTSIRAGIANNIFLPVYTLLAGVAQLIVLAFGIYLISKGQFSVGLLVSYLSYVNSFYNPLRQLATLWATFQTAMAGWDRISNILSLETNLVTVGSGAVEGSDALLEFRNVHFAYPGGNEILHNISFKMQRGKTYALVGPTGGGKTTTASLIARLYDPTEGTIFLDGKDIRSYEPDERTRKIGFILQEPFLFTGTVRDNILYSNEAYQNLSNDQIEQELKKASLQGLLDIFDQGLDTPVLSSGDSTSLGQKQLIAFMRAVLRNPDILILDEATANIDTITEKLLSDILENLPESTTRVIIAHRLNTIENADEIYFVNSGEVIAAGSLDHAIDMLLQGKRVS, encoded by the coding sequence ATGAATTACGATCTAAATAAACTTTCAACCGAACAGGAAAAGGCATCGACCCTGGGAGCTTTGAAAAAGCTGCTGGACTTTATTTCGCACGAAAAGAAAAACCTGTGGCTGGCGTTTCTGGCCATATTGGTCAATGCCTCGGTAAACTTGTTCGGCCCATTGCTGATAGGCCATGCCATTGACAAGTATGTAATACCGGGCAATTATCATGGCGTGCTGGTAATTTCGGGCGTATTGCTGGCTATGTACATTTGCGGTTTAGTGGCCAGCTACCTGCAAACCATACTAATGGGCGGCGTGGGGCAGCGGATGCTTTACACGCTGCGCAACGCCATTTTTAACAAATTACAGCAACTGCCGGTCGCGTTTTTTAACCAGAATAAAGCCGGCGACCTGATATCGAGGGTAAATAATGATACCGACAAGATCAATACCTTCTTCAGCCAGTCGCTGATGCAGTTTGTCAGTAACCTGGCCATAATGGTCGGCGCAGGTATATTTCTGTTGAGTATCAACCCTGAATTGGGTGCGGCTACCATCGCCCCGGCTGCATTGGCGTGGATATTTACCAAAATATTGTCGCCATGGGTAAAACGGAAGAATGCTGTCAATTTAAAGAGTGTGGGAGGGATGAGCGCCGAGATACAGGAAAGCCTGAACAACTTTAAGGTGATCATCGCTTTTAACCGCCGTGACTATTTCCGGAAACGTTTTGACGAAGCCAATAAAGAGAATTACACAACATCCATAAGGGCCGGCATTGCCAACAATATATTTCTGCCGGTTTATACCCTGCTGGCCGGTGTAGCCCAACTCATTGTGCTGGCTTTTGGTATTTACCTGATATCGAAAGGCCAGTTCAGTGTCGGCCTGTTGGTGAGTTATCTTTCGTATGTAAACAGTTTCTACAACCCGCTAAGGCAACTGGCTACCTTATGGGCAACTTTCCAAACGGCCATGGCAGGTTGGGACCGTATATCGAACATACTCTCATTAGAAACCAACCTGGTTACTGTCGGTAGCGGGGCGGTAGAAGGGTCAGATGCGCTGCTCGAGTTCAGGAACGTGCATTTTGCTTACCCGGGCGGTAACGAAATATTGCATAACATCAGCTTTAAAATGCAGCGCGGCAAAACTTATGCGCTGGTTGGGCCCACCGGTGGCGGTAAAACCACAACGGCCTCGCTTATCGCCCGATTGTATGACCCGACCGAGGGAACAATTTTCCTTGACGGGAAGGATATCCGCTCATACGAACCGGACGAACGTACCAGGAAGATCGGCTTTATTTTGCAGGAACCTTTTCTTTTCACCGGTACAGTTAGGGATAATATATTGTACAGCAATGAGGCTTATCAAAATTTGAGCAACGACCAAATCGAACAGGAGCTTAAGAAGGCCAGCCTGCAGGGGCTGCTCGATATTTTTGACCAGGGGCTGGATACACCAGTGCTATCGTCGGGCGATAGCACCAGCCTGGGGCAGAAACAATTGATAGCCTTTATGCGTGCGGTTTTGCGCAACCCGGATATATTGATACTCGACGAGGCCACAGCCAATATCGACACCATAACCGAGAAATTGCTAAGTGATATCCTGGAAAATCTGCCGGAATCAACCACGCGCGTTATCATTGCTCATCGCCTGAATACGATCGAGAATGCGGATGAGATATACTTCGTTAATTCAGGCGAAGTAATTGCCGCCGGATCGCTCGATCATGCTATCGATATGCTGTTACAGGGGAAAAGGGTGAGTTAG
- a CDS encoding Gfo/Idh/MocA family protein, which yields MKIAMLGSGFIARFYADSLAAQRRKDILVSVYSRSTERAEKFAKDYGLPHFSNNLDEVVGNPDVDVVVIALSNELHLAAVEACAKAGKHVLCTKPLGRTGAEAKQMMEMVEKAGVMGGYLEDLCYTPKFLKSLASVKAGSIGRVLWAKSRETHPGPHSDWFWNLELSGGGAIVDLGCHCIEISRNFIGKDIKPVEVMCWAATQVHPIAAEDHALGWVKYANGTIGQFEVSWCFRGGMDLRDEVMGSEGTIWLNNFLRTGFDMFSTGKGNNYVAEKAESSSGWLFPVGDEVNELGYNHMFTDMFDAIEQKREPSESFYDGYVVNCIIDAAYRSAKSRNWEPVQIDDWRGRTDVTEGHEFASYDDEFYLIKEEILPNGEKKLILKHKTTGEVVRRDL from the coding sequence ATGAAAATAGCCATGCTTGGTTCGGGCTTTATAGCCCGGTTTTATGCTGACTCGCTTGCAGCACAACGCAGAAAAGACATTTTGGTAAGCGTTTATTCCCGCTCGACAGAAAGGGCCGAAAAATTTGCAAAAGATTACGGCCTGCCCCACTTCAGTAATAATCTTGATGAAGTAGTAGGCAATCCTGATGTGGATGTGGTAGTGATCGCATTATCGAACGAACTGCACTTAGCCGCTGTCGAGGCGTGCGCTAAAGCCGGCAAGCATGTGCTTTGTACCAAGCCATTGGGGCGCACAGGCGCCGAGGCTAAGCAAATGATGGAAATGGTGGAAAAAGCCGGCGTTATGGGCGGTTATTTAGAGGACCTTTGCTACACGCCGAAATTCCTTAAATCATTAGCCAGTGTCAAAGCCGGCAGCATAGGCCGTGTGTTGTGGGCAAAATCAAGGGAAACACACCCCGGTCCGCACAGCGACTGGTTCTGGAACCTGGAATTGTCCGGCGGCGGCGCCATAGTCGATTTGGGGTGCCATTGTATAGAGATATCGAGAAACTTTATAGGCAAGGATATTAAACCCGTGGAGGTTATGTGCTGGGCGGCAACACAGGTACACCCTATTGCGGCAGAGGACCACGCATTAGGCTGGGTAAAATATGCAAATGGCACAATAGGTCAGTTCGAGGTAAGCTGGTGCTTCCGCGGGGGCATGGACCTGCGTGACGAGGTTATGGGCAGCGAGGGCACTATCTGGCTTAATAACTTCCTGCGCACAGGTTTTGATATGTTCAGCACCGGCAAAGGCAATAACTATGTGGCCGAGAAGGCCGAATCATCCAGCGGCTGGCTTTTCCCTGTTGGCGACGAGGTAAACGAACTCGGTTACAACCACATGTTCACCGATATGTTCGACGCCATAGAACAAAAACGGGAGCCCTCTGAAAGCTTTTACGACGGTTATGTGGTGAACTGCATCATCGACGCGGCTTACAGATCGGCCAAATCGCGCAATTGGGAGCCCGTGCAAATAGACGACTGGCGCGGCAGAACCGACGTAACTGAGGGCCATGAGTTTGCTTCATACGATGATGAGTTCTACCTGATCAAGGAAGAAATATTACCGAATGGTGAGAAGAAATTGATATTGAAGCATAAAACCACCGGGGAAGTGGTGCGAAGAGATCTGTGA
- a CDS encoding ABC transporter ATP-binding protein encodes MPEHNKPKEKKPGIFSLLKPYRLLVIMLILFAVFSNSVNLWLPKIISHGIDDYMRSLMTRIHFDLNPTMIKFLSAIAFIFVFSYLQSIIQTYTSEKVARDLRTRLSDKISRQSNAFIAEVNPSKLLTNLTADVDSIKLFVSQALVSIISSAFLIVGASVMLLTINWKLALCVIAIIPIIGITFAFVLKKVRALFIESRAVIDWLNKVINESILGSALIRVINSQQLEFDKFLKANTKAKEYGLSILRLFAGLIPVITFTANAATLSILVLGGHFIINKTMTLGDFAAFNSYLVILIFPIIMIGFMSNVIAQAQASFGRINGVLDAPDTVETGTVTEPLHGDIELKNVKVVYGQKPALKNISFSAKAGSKIAIIGPTAAGKTQLLYLLTNLIKANSGEILFDGRSIDEYNSESFHSQVGFVFQDSIIFNMSIRENIAFSDTVTDESLQKAIDTAELHEFVDSLPEKLSTVVSERGASLSGGQKQRIMLARALALDPKVLLLDDFTARVDGNTEKKILENVQKNYPGLTLISVTQKIASVGHYDQIILLMEGEIIASGKHNELMNSSTEYVQIYDSQQSTSNYELRSK; translated from the coding sequence ATGCCTGAACACAATAAACCCAAAGAGAAAAAACCCGGAATATTCAGCCTGCTGAAACCGTACCGGTTATTGGTTATTATGCTCATCCTGTTTGCGGTGTTCAGCAACAGCGTGAACCTGTGGCTGCCGAAGATAATTTCGCATGGGATAGATGATTATATGCGCAGCCTGATGACCCGGATACACTTCGACCTGAACCCGACGATGATCAAATTTTTGTCGGCCATTGCGTTCATTTTTGTTTTTTCGTACCTGCAAAGTATCATCCAAACTTATACCTCCGAGAAAGTTGCCCGCGATCTGCGTACCCGCCTTTCAGATAAAATATCGCGCCAGAGCAATGCCTTCATTGCCGAGGTAAATCCGTCTAAATTGCTAACAAACCTAACTGCTGATGTCGATTCTATCAAGCTTTTCGTTTCGCAGGCACTGGTATCTATCATATCCTCCGCATTCCTCATTGTCGGTGCCAGCGTTATGCTGCTTACCATTAACTGGAAACTGGCGCTGTGCGTTATTGCTATTATCCCAATTATCGGTATCACCTTCGCTTTTGTGCTAAAAAAAGTACGGGCCTTATTTATTGAAAGCCGTGCGGTTATCGACTGGCTGAATAAGGTTATCAACGAAAGTATCCTGGGATCGGCGCTCATCCGTGTTATCAATTCGCAGCAGCTGGAGTTTGATAAGTTCCTTAAAGCGAACACCAAAGCAAAGGAATACGGACTTTCCATTTTAAGACTTTTTGCAGGGCTTATCCCGGTGATAACCTTTACCGCCAACGCCGCTACATTGAGCATACTGGTTTTGGGCGGGCATTTTATTATTAATAAAACCATGACTTTGGGCGATTTTGCCGCTTTCAACAGTTACCTGGTCATACTCATATTTCCCATTATCATGATCGGCTTTATGAGCAATGTTATTGCACAGGCGCAGGCTTCGTTCGGGCGCATCAATGGTGTACTGGATGCACCGGATACCGTAGAAACAGGAACAGTAACGGAACCCCTGCATGGCGATATTGAATTGAAAAATGTAAAAGTAGTATATGGCCAGAAACCGGCTTTGAAGAATATTTCATTTTCGGCAAAGGCGGGATCGAAGATCGCTATCATTGGCCCGACCGCCGCCGGTAAAACGCAGTTGTTGTACCTGCTTACCAACCTGATCAAAGCAAATTCGGGCGAGATATTATTTGATGGCAGAAGCATCGACGAATACAACAGCGAATCGTTCCATAGCCAGGTGGGTTTTGTTTTCCAGGACAGCATCATTTTCAACATGAGTATCCGCGAGAATATTGCCTTCAGCGACACGGTAACCGACGAGTCTCTTCAAAAAGCCATCGATACCGCCGAACTGCACGAGTTTGTCGACTCGTTGCCGGAAAAGTTGAGTACTGTGGTTTCAGAACGCGGCGCAAGCCTTTCGGGCGGGCAAAAACAGCGCATCATGCTGGCGCGGGCATTGGCATTGGACCCTAAGGTTTTACTGCTTGATGATTTTACCGCCAGGGTGGATGGCAATACGGAAAAAAAGATATTAGAGAACGTACAGAAGAACTACCCGGGATTAACCCTTATATCGGTAACGCAGAAAATAGCATCCGTTGGGCATTACGACCAGATAATCCTTTTAATGGAGGGCGAAATTATAGCCAGCGGCAAACACAATGAACTGATGAACAGCAGTACCGAATACGTACAGATATATGATTCGCAACAAAGCACCAGCAACTATGAATTACGATCTAAATAA
- a CDS encoding phytanoyl-CoA dioxygenase family protein, with protein sequence MMNAEQKAAYERDGYLLVKGFCSREETNKLYKTAVEDDAMRKNALDLNDLSGKKTRLSLWFTPGNDVFGYLTRSKRMVESVGELLDNDSPVCHFHSKLMQKEPKVGGAWEWHQDYGYWYKNQFMFPDQLISVMVALTAANKENGCLQVIKGSHKLGRVNHGFSGEQVGADMTMVNNALKTMELVYCDLQPGDALFFHSNLLHRSEANLSDYPRWSIISCYCSQSNLAYNETSTSWKTPVDMVPDEAILKWDAASLSDNDFLKKENDPALKETGWEKEV encoded by the coding sequence ATGATGAATGCTGAACAGAAAGCCGCTTATGAGCGTGACGGGTACCTGCTGGTGAAAGGTTTTTGCTCGCGGGAAGAGACCAATAAATTATATAAAACCGCGGTCGAAGATGATGCTATGCGAAAAAATGCGCTGGATCTGAACGACCTGTCGGGTAAGAAAACCAGGTTATCCTTATGGTTTACGCCGGGTAACGATGTGTTTGGCTACCTTACACGGAGCAAACGTATGGTTGAATCGGTGGGTGAATTACTGGATAACGATTCGCCGGTGTGTCACTTTCATTCAAAACTGATGCAGAAGGAACCCAAAGTGGGTGGTGCATGGGAATGGCACCAGGACTACGGGTATTGGTACAAAAACCAATTTATGTTTCCCGATCAGTTGATCAGTGTGATGGTAGCCCTTACCGCTGCCAACAAAGAGAACGGCTGCCTGCAGGTGATCAAAGGTTCGCACAAATTAGGCAGGGTAAACCACGGCTTTTCGGGCGAACAGGTTGGAGCAGATATGACCATGGTGAATAATGCTTTAAAAACAATGGAGCTGGTTTATTGCGATCTGCAGCCGGGCGATGCTTTGTTTTTTCATAGTAACCTGCTGCACCGGTCGGAGGCAAACCTATCCGATTATCCGCGATGGTCGATAATCTCGTGCTATTGTTCACAATCTAACCTGGCTTATAACGAAACATCAACATCGTGGAAAACACCGGTAGATATGGTGCCGGATGAAGCGATACTGAAATGGGATGCAGCATCACTATCAGATAACGACTTCCTTAAAAAGGAAAACGATCCTGCATTGAAGGAAACCGGCTGGGAAAAGGAGGTGTGA
- a CDS encoding NUDIX hydrolase, with the protein MQRYTGQKRILVAVDCIIFGFDGWNLKLLAVQRAMDPERDKWSLMGGFIQPSESPEDAANRVLEHRTGLKNVYMDQFHVFGKPDRDPVERTLSIAYYALIDIHQYEKQINDEFHPEWFLLDELPELIFDHSEMVKLALRQLRYKAALHPILFQLLPEKFTIPQLQALYEGVYQTKFDDRNFSRKLLSTGLLIKLPEKDKLSSKKGAFYYQLDQSHYKENFESFLNLVPNPDKFF; encoded by the coding sequence ATGCAAAGATATACCGGTCAGAAACGCATCCTTGTTGCAGTAGATTGTATCATATTTGGTTTCGACGGTTGGAACTTGAAATTGCTCGCTGTTCAGCGGGCCATGGACCCCGAAAGAGATAAATGGAGTTTAATGGGAGGATTTATACAGCCGTCCGAATCGCCGGAAGACGCTGCCAACAGGGTTTTGGAACATCGTACAGGATTGAAAAATGTTTACATGGACCAGTTCCATGTTTTCGGTAAGCCAGATCGCGACCCGGTTGAAAGGACGCTTTCCATTGCCTACTACGCTCTTATCGATATTCACCAGTATGAAAAGCAGATCAACGACGAGTTCCATCCCGAATGGTTTCTTTTGGATGAATTGCCGGAATTGATATTCGATCACTCCGAAATGGTGAAGCTGGCTTTGCGCCAGTTGCGCTACAAGGCAGCACTGCACCCGATATTGTTCCAGTTGCTGCCGGAGAAATTTACCATTCCACAATTGCAGGCGCTTTACGAAGGCGTTTATCAAACCAAGTTTGATGATCGTAATTTCAGCCGCAAGTTGCTCTCAACAGGCTTGCTTATCAAATTGCCCGAAAAGGATAAACTCTCCTCCAAAAAAGGGGCATTCTATTACCAGCTCGATCAATCGCACTATAAAGAGAACTTTGAGTCGTTCCTTAACCTTGTACCCAATCCGGATAAGTTCTTCTGA